TATTGAACTGCTCAAGCATTACGGCCACTCCTTGGCAGGCAAAAATGTCACACTCGTGGGCATCGGGCAAACAGTGGGACTTCCCCTTTTCCACATGCTGCAAAGAGAAAATGCCACCGTCACCGCCTGTCATGCAGGTACGCGTGATATTGCAGAGCATCTGAGCCATGCAGACATTGCCTTCGTCGCAGTCGGATGTCCTGATGTGATTACGCAGGATATGGTTCATCCAGGTCTGATTCTCGTGGATGCAGGAATTAATGAGACGCTGGAGGGTAAAATTGTGGGGGACGCTGCTCAGGACGTTGTAGAAAAGGTACATGCCATTTCTCCCGTTCCCGGCGGTGTAGGCACCTTAACGACCGCAATTTTGTACAAAAACTTGCTCAAAGCGATACATCTGCAACATTACTCCAGAGAGGTGGTTTATTCATGAGTGAACTGTCGTGGAACCAGTCCATCGGACATTTTCTGAAAGAAGCTGCAAGTGCAGCGCCTACCCCTGGTGGAGGAAGTGTATCCGCGCTGGCTGCGGCACTAGGCGCAGCGATGACCTCCATGACCGCCAACCTTTCACAAGGAGAAAAATACACGCAATTCCGTGAACAAATGGTGCAAGTCATTAGCAGTATGGAAAGATTGTCTACGCATTGTGAGGAACTGATGGCCGCAGACATCCAATCCTTTGAACAGTACATGACCGCGCTGCGTTTGCCCAAAGAAACAGACGAAGAAAAGCGCTATCGTACCCATTCCTTACAAACAGCTGTGATTGCTGCCATTGAAGTACCTATGCGCCTGCTGGAAGTATGCCGGGACGGACTATCACAAGCCTACAATATTGTGGAAATATCCAATAAAAATGTGATCTCTGATCTGGGCATCGGTGCGATTTTGCTTGAAGCAGCCGCTCAATCCGCCCTGCTCACCATTGATATTAACCTTGCCTCGCTAAAAGACTTGGATGTCAAACAATCCTACGAAGCCAAAACAGCCACAATCCTCCGTGAAATCGGACAAATTAAAGAGCAAACCTTGTTGACCGTACGCAGTCGAATCGCAAGTAGTTAGCTCATACTGCGCTCTAGCTGTGCTAACCCATATATTCTACCTACTTGCTAACAGAAATAACCTCCAAATCCATCTCTATTCGTTGGGTTTGGAGGTTATTTTATTGCAATTCATTATATTTGGAAAACTTTTCTATACTTTCTTCGTCTATGGATTAGGGATATTCTTTAAGATTACTTTTTCTCTTATACACATTGATCAAGAAATGAGGAAAATCGTATGAAAAGACGTGGTCTATTACTCAGTATAATTACGTTATTACTGATCAGTCCCAGGGTGTGGGCGGCCGGAAATGATTCTACATCGCATATTCGCTCCTATGATTCCGGAAGTCTGATCCAATCCGATGGAAGCTTGTGGCTGTGGGGCTATAATCAATCCGTACCGACTCGTGTAGAGGGTAAGCCAAACGTAATAAAAACATTCTCTAATATCATCAACGAAGGCGATCTGGTATTTACCTTGCAAGACCACTCTGCATGGTATGTGCCTAGAAACAACATTTCTGAATCTGTGAAGTTTGTTCCTCTGGAAGGACTACAGAACCTCGCTGCTGTAAGTAGTTTGAATGATCATGTACTCGCTCTGACCAACGAAGGCAGCATATTTCTCGCTGATCAACTCGACAACAGAAACATCTCCAGTCCTTTTCAAACCCTGTCTGGCATCGACGAGGTTGCCGATATAGTCAGTTACTATGAAGAAAGACCGGATTATGAGGAACGCTGGATATTTCTTAAGAAAGACGGCAGTGTATGGAAAAACACAACAGCCTTACAGGGCTTCGAACCTATTTCACCATTAAAAGACATTACGGCAATTGCTAAAAATATAGCCTTAAAAAAGGATGGTACCGTGTGGACGTGGCCCAAAGAATTTGATAAAAATGCAGCTCCGTCCGAAACGCTAGCCGTATCACAAATTCAAGCCTTATCGGGCATCAAGACAATCAAGGCTAATAGGTATTCCAATCTCGCCATTGATCAGCAAGGTCGGCTATGGTTCTGGGGGGCTACAGTTACAGGTGCCTTAGACAATACGACCTATCACAACACGAATATCCCTGTACTGCTAACAGGAGTACAGGACGTTAAAGACGCCTTTTTCGTTGAGCGCTCCCTTCTTGCTCTAACCACTGCTGGTAATGTATATGTTGCATCTCTAGATGGCGAAAAATTATCCTCCCATGTCCCTTTTACATTACTTGTTCAAAATATTCAAAGCATCAAGGCAGGCCCACGGCACGTCATCATGCAAAAGGCAAACGACGCACTGTGGGGCTGGGGTGTTAACAAACACGCGCAACTCGGCATAGGCGATTATGAATTTCTTTATAATACGCCAGTTCCTGTACAAAAGCCGATTCTCGTCCGTCTCAACAGTACACCTGTCCCTCTAAGCAACGGTGTGATTACCCGCAATGGGCAGGCGTTTATTCCCCTGCGTTCTGTTTTTGATCAACTGGGGGCCGACATCACTTATGATTTCAACAGCAAAATAGCGAAAATGAATCAGTCCAAGGCGGGAGACCATCCCGTCTCTCTAGAAATTAATTTTAAAACCAGCCAAACAAAAGTGAACGGTAAATCTGTAGAACTCACTAATCCGCCCTTCATGGTGAACGGTATTGGTTATCTTCCACTGAGGCTCATCAGCGAGACACTGGGAGCCAAGGTAGATTGGATACAAAAAGAAGATACTATCGTAATTACGACGAAATAATATATAAAAGACCAGTCCAAACATGATTTATGTTGGACTGGTCTTTTATTGCTATATACTGCGTGTAGTATGCAGGAAGTCTTACTCGTTTTGTTTGACGCTTTGTTTTCTATCTCTGTAAGCTCTACATATCTGCTAATAAGTCAGGCAGAA
This window of the Paenibacillus polymyxa genome carries:
- a CDS encoding bifunctional 5,10-methylenetetrahydrofolate dehydrogenase/5,10-methenyltetrahydrofolate cyclohydrolase, translating into MAIIMKSKEAAEQVYATIRSQVEQMKQQGHRPHLATLLVEGDPASAYYARTKQKIAEKLGISFHLHTFNRHVSEAELLHLIGTLNDASHVHGIMLELPLPQHLSASVIKQSIAPYKDIDGITPDNKLATVTGDAGLYPATPQACIELLKHYGHSLAGKNVTLVGIGQTVGLPLFHMLQRENATVTACHAGTRDIAEHLSHADIAFVAVGCPDVITQDMVHPGLILVDAGINETLEGKIVGDAAQDVVEKVHAISPVPGGVGTLTTAILYKNLLKAIHLQHYSREVVYS
- a CDS encoding stalk domain-containing protein, whose protein sequence is MKRRGLLLSIITLLLISPRVWAAGNDSTSHIRSYDSGSLIQSDGSLWLWGYNQSVPTRVEGKPNVIKTFSNIINEGDLVFTLQDHSAWYVPRNNISESVKFVPLEGLQNLAAVSSLNDHVLALTNEGSIFLADQLDNRNISSPFQTLSGIDEVADIVSYYEERPDYEERWIFLKKDGSVWKNTTALQGFEPISPLKDITAIAKNIALKKDGTVWTWPKEFDKNAAPSETLAVSQIQALSGIKTIKANRYSNLAIDQQGRLWFWGATVTGALDNTTYHNTNIPVLLTGVQDVKDAFFVERSLLALTTAGNVYVASLDGEKLSSHVPFTLLVQNIQSIKAGPRHVIMQKANDALWGWGVNKHAQLGIGDYEFLYNTPVPVQKPILVRLNSTPVPLSNGVITRNGQAFIPLRSVFDQLGADITYDFNSKIAKMNQSKAGDHPVSLEINFKTSQTKVNGKSVELTNPPFMVNGIGYLPLRLISETLGAKVDWIQKEDTIVITTK
- a CDS encoding cyclodeaminase/cyclohydrolase family protein, with amino-acid sequence MSELSWNQSIGHFLKEAASAAPTPGGGSVSALAAALGAAMTSMTANLSQGEKYTQFREQMVQVISSMERLSTHCEELMAADIQSFEQYMTALRLPKETDEEKRYRTHSLQTAVIAAIEVPMRLLEVCRDGLSQAYNIVEISNKNVISDLGIGAILLEAAAQSALLTIDINLASLKDLDVKQSYEAKTATILREIGQIKEQTLLTVRSRIASS